The following proteins are co-located in the Primulina tabacum isolate GXHZ01 chromosome 11, ASM2559414v2, whole genome shotgun sequence genome:
- the LOC142518971 gene encoding small ribosomal subunit protein bTHXm, with protein sequence MSVIRLCSAASRRMTAAVEHRAAFSSIATSSASPTAAPILCGRGDKRTKKGKRFKGSYGNARPKKEKKIERIKDKIEVPRSTPWPLPFKLI encoded by the coding sequence ATGAGCGTGATTCGATTGTGCAGCGCGGCGTCCAGGCGGATGACGGCAGCCGTGGAACATCGGGCGGCATTTTCATCCATCGCGACATCGAGTGCATCACCTACGGCGGCGCCGATCCTGTGCGGGCGTGGGGACAAGAGGACCAAGAAAGGGAAGAGATTTAAAGGATCGTACGGGAACGCGAGACCCAAAAAGGAGAAGAAAATCGAAAGGATCAAGGATAAGATCGAAGTGCCCAGGTCCACTCCATGGCCTCTTCCTTTCAAATTGATATAA
- the LOC142518969 gene encoding NADH dehydrogenase [ubiquinone] 1 beta subcomplex subunit 9-like, translating to MSVATASYLARRATQKERVRILYRRTLKDTLNWAVHRHLFYPDADALREKFEANRQVEDIELIDRMIAAGEATHNKWRHPDPYIVPWAPGGSKFCRNPTPPSEIEIIYDYGREDNN from the exons ATGAGCGTGGCTACGGCGTCGTATCTTGCCCGGCGAGCGACGCAGAAGGAGAGAGTAAGGATCCTCTACCGGCGAACGCTGAAGGATACTCTCAATTGGGCCGTCCATCGCCACCTCTTCTACCCCGAT GCTGATGCCCTGAGAGAGAAGTTTGAAGCTAACAGACAAGTG GAAGATATTGAACTCATTGATAGAATGATTGCTGCTGGTGAAGCGACACACAATAAATGGCGGCACCCTGACCCATACATTG TTCCATGGGCTCCTGGTGGCAGCAAATTTTGCCGGAACCCAACACCACCTTCTGAG ATCGAGATAATTTATGACTATGGTCGCGAAGATAATAACTGA
- the LOC142518811 gene encoding ABC transporter I family member 10 — protein MNPSAVVRACAINLPILRSHSAGNLDAATSSDNYAIHCRNLTYSVKTRQGTVIPILKDCSLTIPSGQFWMLLGPNGCGKSTLLKILGGLLNPSGGFLLVNKPRSFVFQNPDHQVVMPTVEADVAFGLGKLNLTNEEIVSRVANALDAVGMYDYLQRPVQTLSGGQKQRVAIAGALAEACKVLLLDELTSFLDENDQNGVIRAVKNSLASSKGTTALWVTHRLEELEHADGAIYMEDGRVVLQDNASRVRDFVDTQQASYINQIYSG, from the exons atGAATCCCAGCGCTGTTGTTCGCGCCTGCGCTATCAATCTCCCCATCCTCCGTTCTCACTCCGCCGGGAACCTCGACGCCGCTACAAGCTCCGATAATTACGCTATTCATTGCCGGAATCTCACCTACTCTGTTAAAACTCGGCAAGGAACAGTAATACCCATTCTCAAAGATTGCTCACTCACTATCCCTTCTGGACAGTTCTGGATGCTCCTTGGCCCTAATGGCTGCGGCAAATCAACCCTTTTGAAA ATTTTAGGTGGATTATTGAATCCAAGTGGTGGGTTTTTGCTGGTGAACAAGCCAAGGAGCTTTGTGTTTCAGAATCCTGACCACCAG GTGGTGATGCCTACTGTAGAAGCAGACGTGGCATTTGGTCTTGGAAAATTGAATTTAACAAATGAAGAGATCGTGTCTAGAGTGGCCAATGCTTTGGATGCTGTAGGCATGTATGACTACTTGCAA AGACCGGTTCAAACACTTAGTGGTGGTCAGAAACAAAGGGTTGCCATTGCTGGTGCTCTGGCAGAAGCATGTAAAGTATTGCTACTAGATGAACTTACATCATTCTTGGATGAAAATGACCAG AATGGGGTTATTCGAGCAGTGAAAAACTCCCTGGCTAGTTCGAAAGGAACTACAGCCTTATGGGTGACCCATAGACTCGAAGAACTCGAGCATGCTGATGGAGCAATCTACATGGAAGATGGCAGGGTTGTTTTACAAGACAATGCCTCAAGAGTAAGGGATTTTGTTGATACTCAACAAGCCTCTTACATTAATCAAATTTACTCGGGATGA